From one Sesamum indicum cultivar Zhongzhi No. 13 linkage group LG13, S_indicum_v1.0, whole genome shotgun sequence genomic stretch:
- the LOC105176104 gene encoding uncharacterized protein LOC105176104, which translates to MASNLSPVYAYTVVYVKDVAKSVAFYAKAFGHQVRRLDDSRRWGELESGQTTIAFTPARQHETDDLTGEVQIPRSTHQRNPIEVCFDYSDVDAAYKAAVENGAEAVSAPEEKEWGQKVGYVRDIDGIVVRMGSHVR; encoded by the exons ATGGCGTCAAATCTGAGCCCCGTGTATGCATACACGGTTGTGTACGTCAAAGATGTCGCGAAATCTGTTGCCTTCTACGCCAAGGCCTTTGGGCATCAGGTTCGCCGCCTCGACGACTCTCGCAG ATGGGGCGAGCTGGAGAGTGGGCAGACGACGATAGCCTTTACGCCGGCAAGGCAACACGAGACAGACGATTTGACCGGAGAGGTGCAGATCCCTCGTTCCACCCACCAGAGGAACCCTATCGAGGTCTGCTTTGATTATTCAGACGTCGATGCTGCATACAAG GCAGCGGTAGAGAATGGGGCGGAGGCAGTAAGCGCGCCGGAGGAAAAGGAGTGGGGGCAGAAAGTAGGGTACGTGCGAGATATTGACGGGATCGTGGTGAGGATGGGAAGCCACGTCCGGTAA